The DNA region CAGCTGCGGGAAGGCAGGCATCTTCATGCCGCCGCCCAGGATCAGGCGGCGCAGCGCGGCCTCGTTGTTCAGGGCGGTGCTGCCGCGGATGGCGGCGGCTGTCTTGCCCTCGCCCTGCGGGCCGTGGCAGGCGGCGCAGTTCTGCGTGTACACCAGCTTGCCGTCCACGGCGGTGCCGAGTTCCGCCTGGAATTCCACGATCAGGTCATCCGCCTCGCGGCCTTCGGGGTCCAGTTTCTGGTACTCGCGCAGTTCCCGGATGCCGGCCTCGTACTGGCCGTACAGGCCGAGCGCGTACCCGTACAGCAGCCGGCCTTCGGGGGCCTTGGCGTCCAGTTTCACGGCCTGCTGCACGAAGTTCAGGCCCTCGTCGGCCATCTCCTGGGTGGTGAGCAGGAAAAACCCGGTGCGGCGCAGCGCGCGGGCGTTCGTCTTGTCCTTGAGCAGCAGCTGCGTGTACGCGCGGGCGGCCACCTGGTAGTTCTGGGCGTCCCAGGCGGCGTCCCCCCACGCGAGGTAGTCGGCGTTCGCCCTGGTCTGAGCGGCGCGTTTTTCCAGCACCGGCAGCCGGGAGGCGTTGCGCAGCTGCGCGGCCTGCACGGGGCTCATGCCGGCGTCCCGCCACTGGGGCAGGAAGGTGTACGCCCCGGCGACCGTCAGCGCAGCCACGCCCATCAGGGCGGCCAGCGCGGTGGGCAGCGCGGCCCGGGCGGTGCGGGGGGTGGGTGCGGCAGGCAGGGTGTCGAGTTCCCCCAGCACCTGGGTCAGGCGGACCTTCTCGCGGGTCTGCAGGTCGGCGTCGGCCGCCTCGCTCTGCAGTTCTTTCAGGCCGCGCAGCAGCTGGTCGCGTTCCTCTTCGAGTTCGGTGCGGCGGGTGTCCTCGGCGGTGGTGCGGGGCTCTTGCAGGGTGGGCCAGAGCAGCAGCACGAACAGCATCGTGCCGAGCATCAGGAGGATGTAGATCATGGGGACTTCCTGGGGGGGCCGGGGGGCGGCGGGCTGCGGTCGGCGGCGTTCAGCAGCGCCTGAATGCGGGCTTCCTGGTCGGCGGTGAGTTCCTGTTCGGGCGCGCGGGTGGCGCGGTGCGTGTACGTCCACCAGCCGAAGGCCGCCGCGGCCGCCAGCAGGATGGGCAGGGTCCACAGCAGGCTGGTGATGCCGGTCTTGGGCGGGTCGAGGAGGATGCGGTCGCCGTAACTGCTGGCGAAGGTGCGCAGGATCTCGGCCTCCGACCGGCCCTGGCGGACCATGTCGCGGACCTCGTTCATCATGTTGCGGCTGATGTCCGTCTGCGACTGCGCGATGCTCTCGCCGGAACAGATGGGGCAGTGGATCTTCATGCCGATGCGTTCCACCTGCCGCTCCTGCTCGACACTTAAGGGCTGGTCCGCCGGGACGGACACGATGTCCTGCGCCG from Deinococcus ficus includes:
- a CDS encoding c-type cytochrome; this encodes MIYILLMLGTMLFVLLLWPTLQEPRTTAEDTRRTELEEERDQLLRGLKELQSEAADADLQTREKVRLTQVLGELDTLPAAPTPRTARAALPTALAALMGVAALTVAGAYTFLPQWRDAGMSPVQAAQLRNASRLPVLEKRAAQTRANADYLAWGDAAWDAQNYQVAARAYTQLLLKDKTNARALRRTGFFLLTTQEMADEGLNFVQQAVKLDAKAPEGRLLYGYALGLYGQYEAGIRELREYQKLDPEGREADDLIVEFQAELGTAVDGKLVYTQNCAACHGPQGEGKTAAAIRGSTALNNEAALRRLILGGGMKMPAFPQLEGAQLDALVKELQTW
- a CDS encoding cytochrome c-type biogenesis protein, with the protein product MSPGLLRRLLALLCAVLLGLGAAQDIVSVPADQPLSVEQERQVERIGMKIHCPICSGESIAQSQTDISRNMMNEVRDMVRQGRSEAEILRTFASSYGDRILLDPPKTGITSLLWTLPILLAAAAAFGWWTYTHRATRAPEQELTADQEARIQALLNAADRSPPPPGPPRKSP